The Streptomyces sp. NBC_00459 DNA segment GTAGATCACGGTGCCGAAGGCGAGAGCGATCAGCAGGACGAGGATCAGCGCCTGCCTGGACAGCCCCCGGTGCAGGGGCTGGCGACGGCGTACGGCGGGCGCGTGGTCGTCCAGGCGCTCCTGGGCGGAGAACTCCTGGAGCCGGGCAGCGCGGACGAACGACTCGTCGAAGACGACGGATCGGTACTCGTCCTCGCCGCCACCAGGGGTGGCCTCGGGTGTCCCCTCAGGTGGGTCTCCTGGTCCGCCCATACCTTCAGAGTAGGTCTCCGGAAGGCTCGATAAACGCCCCGCTGCACCACAACTTCTGACAGGTTCTCACCAGGAAGAAACAGGGCACGGACAGGTTTGGGTCAGGGAGTCCGCGGGATCACCGAGACGGCTGGCCGGGAGTAGTCGGCCGAGGCCGAAGGGCTCGCTCCGCCGCTCTGCCCGCTGCCCTGTTCAACACCGGTCGAGGCGGGCGGCGGCACCTGCTCCTGACGGCTGGAGGACGCCCCCCGGTAGACCGCCGTGAAAGCCAGCGCGACCATGCCGATCCCCATGACGAGGGCGAGCATCCAGGCGACCGGGCGGTGCCATCGGGAGACCTGCTTGCCGTGCGTGCCCGGAGCGCCGTAGCGGCTCTCCAGGAACCGGGTGTCGTCCAGGTCGTCGAGATCGGGATCGTGGCCGAAATAGGCGGGGTCGTCGGGCCCGAAGCCGTCTTCGTAGCGCTCGTCGTCCCCTCTCGGGCCTCTGGCGTGCGACCGGCGCGCCTCGGCCTCGGAGGCCTCCGCTCTCGCCTGCGCGGCGGCCAGGAGGCGTTCGACGGCGGTCGGCTCGTGCACCACGGCCGCCCGTACGAAGGCCTCGTCGAAGACCACGGAGGCGAACTCTTCGTCCGACACCCCGCGGTCGTGGTCGTCGTCGGGCTCCCAGCCGTCAGGGAAGAACGGCGTGCCCCCCACGTCCTCCGGCACGGATCCAGAGTAGACCGGGGGTGTCATTTTGGGCAGACGATAGGGAAATTCAGCTACCGGATGAGACGCGTTCGAATGCCGCCGACCGCCGGCGCCCGCCTCGGCCGCCGGGGGCACAGCGCCGGGCGTACGTCCGCCGTCCGCCGGGCGCCCCGGCGGACGGACCCGCGATCATGGCTCTCAGCGGCGGATATGCCCGTCGCCCGTGACGATGTACTTCGTGCTGGTCAGCTCCGGCAGCCCCATCGGCCCGCGTGCGTGCAGCTTCTGCGTCGAGATGCCGATCTCCGCGCCGAAACCGAACTGACCGCCGTCGGTGAACCGCGTCGAGGCGTTGACGGCGACCGTCGTCGAGTCGACCAGTTGGGTGAAGCGGCGGGCGGCCTGCTGCGAGGTCGTCACGATCGCCTCCGTGTGCCCGGAGGTCCACAGCCGGATGTGCTCGACGGCCTTGTCGAGGGAGTCGACCACAGCGGCGGCGATGTCGTAGGACAGGTACTCGGTGTCCCAGTCCTCCAGCGTGGCCTCGACGACGGTCGCCTTGGAGTCCTTCGCGTACGCCAGCACCCGCGGGTCGGCGTGCACGGTCACCCCGGCCTCGGCGAGGGCGTCCAGGGCGAGCGGCAGGAACTCGGCGGCGATGTCCTGGTGGACCAGGAGGGTCTCGGCGGAGTTGCAGACGCTGGGCCGCTGGGCCTTGGAGTTGATCAGGATGTCGACGGCCATGTCGAGGTCGGCCTGGGCGTCGACGTAGACGTGGCAGTTGCCGACGCCGGTCTCGATAACGGGGACCGTGGACTCGGTGACGACGGTCTGGATGAGGGAGGCGCCACCGCGCGGGATCAGTACGTCGACCAGGCCGCGGGCGCGCATCAGCTCCCGTACGGACTCGCGGCCCTCGCCGGGCACGAGCTGCACGGCGTCGGCGGGCAGGCCGGCCCCGCCGACGGCGTCGCGCAACACCCGTACCAGGGCGGTGTTCGACTCGAACGCGGAGGACGAGCCGCGCAGCAGCACCGCGTTGCCGGACTTCAGACAGAGGGCGGCGGCGTCGACCGTCACGTTCGGGCGGGCCTCGTAGATGATTCCGACGACGCCCAGCGGGACGCGGACCTGGCGCAGGTCGATGCCGTTGGGCAGCGTGGAGCCGCGGACGACCTCGCCGACCGGGTCGGGCAGCGCCACCACGTCCCGGACGTCGGAGGCGATCGCCCGCACCCGCTCCGGGGTGAGCGTCAGCCGGTCGATGACCGTCTCGCTGGTGCCGGCCTCGCGCGCGCGGGCGATGTCCTTGGCGTTGGCCTCGACGATTTCGCTCGTACGGACTTCCAGCGCGTCCGCGATGGCGAGCAGCGCGTCGTCCTTCTCGGCCCGCGGAAGGGGGGCGAGGTCGGCGGCGGCGGCCTTGGCGCGGTAGGCGGCCTGTGTGACCGGGGACATCGAGTCGTACGGCGAAAGCGTGGTCATGAGGGAAGCGTAGTGCGCCGGACGGAACCGTCCACCGGCTATCCCAAACCCCGAGACAGGCCCCTGAGACCCCGCAAAACGGGCCGCCTCGGCGGGGCAGCCCAGTGGTGGTCAGAAGGGGTGGACGCCAACCGGGGTCGCCGGCAGCGGGCCGAACCCCTCGGCGATGCGGTAGTGGTAGGTCTCGCGGTCGATGACCTCCAGGCCGACGATCTCCCAGGGCGGCAGCTTCGCGGTCTGGCGGTGCTCGCCCCAAAGACGCAGGGCGACGGCCGCGGCGTCGTGCAGATCGCGGGCCTCCTCCCAGTAACGGATCTCCGCGTGGTCGTTGGCGTATCTGCTGGTCAGCAGAAAGGGATGGTCGTGGGCGAGCTGCTCCAGACCGCGCCGGACCTCCTTCAGCGGGGCCTCGGCGCCGGAGACGCTCAGCGTGACGTGCCACAGACGCGGCACATCCTTCGGCTCCTCGTACACCTCTTCGAAGCGGGCGCCCGCCGCGACACTGGTCAGGGCTCGCTCCTCGCCCACCTTGCGGGAGGCGGTTCCACCGCGGGACGCCGCCGCCCCAGGGCGCACTCGTCTCACGACGGCCTCCTTTACCCGATGGTCGTGCGGAATCTCCCTGAAACAGAGAGAAGCAGGTACGCACGCTTCATGGGGCACTTTTGCGGAACGTCCACCTCACGGCGGGCGGATTTGCGGGGCGTTCCCCCTGTTTTCGGCCTTTGCGGGACCGAAGTCGAAGAGAGGGGTCCAGGTGACGAGCCGCAGGTCCTAGGGGTTCAGGACGACGAGGTCGTCCCGGTGCACGACCTCGCGCTCGTACGCGGGGCCCAGTTCGCGGGCCAGTTCGCGCGTGGAGCGGCCGATCAGCTGGGGGATCTCCTTGGCGTCGAAGTTGACGAGCCCGCGTGCGACGGCGTGGCCCGCGCTGTCACGCAGTTCGACCGGGTCGCCCGCGACGAACTCGCCCTCGACGGCGGCGATCCCGGCCGGCAGCAGCGACTTGCGGCCCTGGACGACCGCGCGCACAGCACCGTCGTCGAGGGTGAGTGAGCCCTGCGGGGTGGAGGCGTGCTGGAGCCACAGGAGGCGGTCGGCGGAGCGCCTGCCGGTGGCGTGGAAGTAGGTGCCCGTGTCCCGGCCCGCGAGGGCGTCGGCAGCGTGCACCGCGCTTGTCAGGACCACCGGGATACCGGCGGCGGCGGCGATCCGGGCGGCCTCGACCTTGGTGACCATGCCGCCGGTGCCGACACCGGCCTTGCCCGCGCTGCCGATGTCGACGTGGGCGAGGTCGGCGGGGCCCCGCACCTCGGCGATCCGTGACGTGCCGGGCTTGCTGGGATCGCCGTCGTACACGCCGTCGATGTCGGACAGCAGGACGAGGAGGTCGGCGCGCACCAGGTGGGCGACCAAGGCGGCGAGTCGGTCGTTGTCGCCGAAGCGGATCTCGTCCGTGGCGACGGTGTCGTTCTCGTTGACGACCGGGAGGGCGCCCATCGCGAGGAGCTTGTCGAGGGTGCGCGAGGCGTTGCGGTGGTGTGCGCGGCGGCTGGTGTCGTCGGAGGTCAGGAGCACCTGGCCGACGCGGATGCCGTGGCGGGCGCAGGAGGCGGTGTAACGGGCGACGAGAAGGCCCTGTCCGACGCTGGCGGCGGCCTGCTGGCGGGCCAGGTCCTTGGGACGCCGACGCAGACCGAGAGGGGCGAGACCTGCGGCGATGGCTCCGGAGGAGACGAGAACGATCTCCTTCTCACCCCCGCTGCGGCTCTTGGCGAGGACGTCGACGAGCGCGTCGACCCGGTCGGCGTCGAGGCCGCCGGCCGCGGTGGTCAGCGACGAGGAACCCACTTTGACGACGATCCTGTGAGCCTCTGCGACGGCCTGCCTTGCCCCTGCCACCTGCGTTCTGTCCCCTCGGGTCGGTCCGGCTGCGCTGTTCTGCAATCTACATCTACGCGAACAGGGGTCGAAGGTGCGCATTTGTCCAGTGGGCGGACGGCGGATCTCACCGTCGTCCAGTACGGGCCGGGGTCGGGGTACGGGTCCGGCCCTTGCCGCGCCGGTCGATGATCAACCCGGTAGTGTCCCACTGTTCTCTCTGACAACATCCCCTCGATAGACGTCAGTTCGACGGTTCGATCACCCGCCGAACTGATCAGCGCTCTTCTCAGGGGGACTTGTGAATCTCGCGCCTCGCGCGTCAGCCCGTGGATCCAGCCGTCTCGCCGCGATCCTCGCCTCACTCTCGCTCGCAGCCGGGCTCCAACTCGGCCTGGCCGACGACGCGTCCGCCGCCGTCACCGCCGGGCCGGTCTTCAACAACCCGACCGGAACCGTCGCCGAACAGCGGGCCATCCGCACCCGGCTCCTCGACTACATCGGCCAGTCGCAGTCGGGCTCGTCGATCAAGGCCTCGGTCTACCACCTCTGGGACGAGGGCCTCGCCCAGGCCCTCGCCGACGCCCGTGGCCGGGGCGTCGCCGTGCAGGTGATGCTGGACGAGAGTTCCGTCAGCGACAACGACGACGACCCCTCGTACCCCGTCCTGTCGTCGGCCCTCGGTACGGATCTCACCCAGGACTCGTTCGTCGGACTGTGCCCGGTCAACAAGTCGTGCCTGGGCCAGCCCGCCCAGGGCGCGTCGATCAACCACAACAAGTTCTGGCTGTTCTCGCGGCTCGACGGCGCGTCCAACGTCGTCGTGCAGTCCTCGGCGAACATGACTCCGTCCAGCTACAGCCGCTTCTGGAACGACGCGTACGTCCTGCCGAACAACACGGCGATCTACACCGCGTACAGCAACTACTTCACCGAGCTGGCCGGCAAGGACTGGGCGAACTGGCAGTACAGCTCCACCACGAGCAGCCCGTACAAGGCGTACTTCTTCCCGCGCCCCGCCAACGACCCCTCCCCGGGCGACACCATCACCGCCGTCCTCGACAACGTCACCTGCACCTACACCGAGAGCGGCACGACGAAGCACACCAAGGTACGGGTCGGGATGTTCAAGCTCACCCGGCTGGCCGTGGCCCAGAAGCTGGTCGCACTGCAGAAGGCCGGCTGCCAGGTCGACATCGTCTACTCGGAGACGGACAGCGGCAGTTCCAGCGGCACCTGGGAGACCCTGCACGCCTCCGGCGGCCCGGCCCTGCGCTGCTACAACTGGGACGACGACGGCAACGCGAACACCGCCGCGCGCATCATCCACTCCAAGTACCTGCTGATCGAGGGCAAGTACGACGGCACGGCGAGCCAGAAGGTCCTGTGGACCGGCAGCCACAACTACAGCGGCCCGGCGCTCACCAAGAACGACGAGGCGCTCCTGAAGGTCGACAGCAACACCGACCACGACGCCTACGTCACCGCGTTCAACGCGGCCAAGGCAGCGGCGGTCCCCGGCACGAGCGACAACACGAACGCCTGCAAGGGCGTGACCACCACGCCCGAGACCTGACCGGACACGTACGAGAGGCCCGTCCCGAGGAGCGATCCTCAGGACGGGCCCCACCACTGCGGACTCTCAGGTCCGGGCAGCCGCCGCCTGCCGCTTCTGTCCCGCGTTGCGTGCCTCGGCCTTCACCGCGAGGTCCGCCGTCGCGGTGTTGAACTGCTCGATGGAGGGCGGCTCGTCGGGCCCGAGCAGATACCGCTTGAGCTCCGCGCGCTCACCGGCCAGCGGATCGGCCGCCGGGTCGCGCACCGCGTCCAGCAACTGCCCCAGTTCCCCGGCGCTGTTGCCGAGGATCACGGCGGCACGTACAGCGGTGTTCTGCCGCTTGAACTCCTCCGCGCCCAGTGCCGCCGAGTCCGTCACGGCGTACGGCTTGCCGCTCGCGATGAAGTCGGAGACCACGCTGGAGATGTCGGAGACCATCGCGTCGGACACGTTGAAGCAGTCGTACAGTCGTGGTTCGGCCCCCGTGACGACCCGGTGCTCCCCGGCGCCGAACGAACGCCAGTACGCGTCGTTCCACTCGGCGCGCAGCTTCTCGGTCTCCTCGTGCCGCTCCATGTCGACGACCCCGTCCCGGGTCGCCTCCGCCTCGTCGCCCTTCTCACCGGCGGGCCCGGCCAGTTCGGCGAGGCGCGCCTCGATACGCGCGAGGTCGGCCTTGGCCCGCGCCTGCTCTTCGGGGTCGCCCGGGAAGCGCGGGTCGGCGGCCCGCTCGACCGCGGCCTTCTCCACCAGCGCGGTGATCCGCTCGTGGGCGGCCCTGGCCTCGTCGCTGCGGGTGCCCGTGAAGGGATGCGGCTTGTACAGCACGCGGACGGGCGGGTCGGCCGACACCAGCTCGCGCACGATGTTCTCGCCGGCGAGGAGGATGGAGGTGTTGCCGGGATCGTCGTCCCAGCCTTCCCAAGTGGGGGCGTACAGAACGGTCGGGCAGCGTGCATCGGCGGCTCCGCCGCGGGGACCGCCGTCGGGCGCTCCCCGCGACCCGCGGATGGGCGCCAGTTGGGGCCGCCCGACCTCGACGATGTCCTCGTCCCGGACACCCACATCGGCGATCGCGTACCGGTCGCGCCCGGCCCGCCCGGCGACCCACACCTCGTCGTAGGCCTTGCTGAACGGGTTCACGCTCGCGATCTTGTCGCTGTCGCCGTGCCCGATGAAGACGTGCTTCATGGTCGGTACGCGCAGCAGGTGGATGTTCTTGCCGACGTTCGCCGCGTAGAGCGCGACCCGGACCGTGCGCAGGTCCAGGTTCATCAAGTGGATCCCGCCGGGCACACAGATGACGGGCACGGTCGTGGGAGCGAGGTTCTGCAGGATGACGCGTTCACGAAGGACGATCAGCGGCCGGGTGTCCAGCTGCTCCATCGTCTCCAGCCACATGTTGACCTGGTACGCCGAGTCCTTGGAGCCGGAGAAGTACAGCACCGTCTGCGGCCGGTACTCGCGCAGCCACGCGTCCGTCGCCGCGAGCACCGTCTCCGCGTCCGGCGGGATGCGGCGCCCCCGGACGTAGGGCGCGAGGGCGACCACGTAGAGGAACGCCAGGCCGAGGGTGACGCCGACGCCGGTCATTCCGTACACCGCCGAGCCGGTCTCGACGGTGACCAGGATGCCGGTCAGCGCGGCCAGGTCGAGGTGGAGCATCTTCTCGGTGGAGCGGTCCAGCAGGAAGCGCGGCGGGGCGTCGGGGATGGGGATGCGCGAGGCCAGGTCGACGTTGCGGGTGGCGACCGGCATCCGGCGGCGGTTGCGGATCAGCGTGATCAGGGCACCGTGCGGGGCCTGGAAGCCGTAGAAGGCGATGAAGCAGGCGATCGCCGCGTAGAAGATCATGCTTCGGGAGAGGTCCGCGCGCGCCAGCAGCAACAGCACGAGCAGTTCCCGGACCAGGAACCGGATGGAGACACCCGCCCGCACCTTGCTGAGGCGGTTGACCAGATAGCTGCCCCGGTGGTGCAGATAGTGGTCCGCCAGGTAGGTCACTGCGGCGGCGACGGCGAAGGCGGGCACGCTCGGGAGGAGCGCGGCCAGCATGAGACAGGGGAAGCCCAGCATCATGAGGACCGCCGCGGCCAACTCGGCCGGGCTGCCCACCCGGGCGACGCGAATTGCAGTGGAAATCAAGGAGAACCTGTATCTGGGAAATTACCCGGGACCGATCTGGAAAATACCCGGGAATTGTCTGGGTGTCTGTCCGGTGGTTTTTGTGGATCTGGTGTGCGCTTTTATGCCAGGTCGTCGTTCTGACGGTCGAGGACACTGGCGAGCGCCTGTTCGAAGCCGGAGGCCCGGCCGGCCACGGCCGTCGGGTCCTGCTGGCGGACGTCGATGACATGCCCGGTCAGCTCGGACAGCAGCACGTCCAGCGAGGTACGGGCGACCGCCTCGGAGGACAGCAGCGAACCCGCGGGCTCCTGGCCGAAGGCCTTCGTACGCATCGGGGTGGCCGTGCGCTCCGGGTTGACGCAGTTGACGCGGACGCCGTCGCCCGCCCACTCGTCGGACAGGGCCTGGGTGAGGTTCACCATCGCGGCCTTGGTGGAGGAGTAGAGGCTGTACTCGGCCCGGCCGCGCGTGTAGCTGCTGGAGGTGTACAGCAGCAGCTGGCCCTTGGTCTCGGCGAGGTACTTGTAGGCCGAACGGGCGATCTGCACGGGGGCCAGGTAGTTGACCTTCAGCGCTTCCTCGATGGTCGCGTTGTCGGTCTCGGCGAGCTTGCCGATGCGCAGAACACCGGCCGTGTTGATGACGTAGTCGATGCGCCCGGTCTCGGAGTACGCCTTGGACAGCGCGTCGTCGACCTCCTCCGGGTTCTCTACGTGCGTGCCGGTGGTCGAACGCCCGAGGGCGTACACCTTGGCGCCGTATCCCTCGGCCAGTGCGGCGATGTCCTTGCCGATGCCGTAGGAGCCGCCGAAGACGACGAGTGTCCGGCCGGTGAGCAGCTCGCGGTAGGCCTCCTCGCTCATCTGCTCGGGAGTGGCGGCGGAGGCGAGCTGGAAGAGCTTGTCGGCGATGAAGACGTCGACGGGCTGGGTGACCTTCATGTTGTACTCGTCGCCCGCGACGACGTGGATCGGCACGTCCGGCAGATACCTGAGGACGACCGAACAGTCGTCCGTGGCCTGGAAGTTGGGGTCGCCCGCCGCCACCTCGTAGGCCCGCCGGATGGTCGACAGCTTGAACGCCTGGGGCGTCTGACCGCGCCGCAGCCTCGATCGGTCGGGAATCTCGGTGATGAACTCACCGTCCTCGCCGTGCGTGCGCGTCACGATGATCGTGTCGGCGGAGGGAATGGCCACGTCGACGGCCTGGTACCGCTCAAGGGCGATCACGCAGTCGTCGATGACCCGCTGGGACAGCAGCGGCCGTACGGCGTCGTGGAACAGGACGTTGCGGTCCTCACCCTCGGCCAGGCCCTCCCCCAGGGCTTCGATGGCCCGCTCGGTGGTGTCGTTGCGCGTGGCACCGCCCTCGATGATCCTGACGACCTTCTTGAAACCGGCCTTGGCGACGATCTTCTCGACGTCCGCCACATAGCCGGGCGCCATCAGCACGATGACGTCGTCGATCGAATCCGCGTGCTCGAAAGTGCTGAGGGTGTGCTCGATGACCGCCTTGCCCGCGATCTTCAGCAACTGCTTCGGAATCGACAGACCCACCCGCTGACCGGTGCCGCCCGCGAGGACGACGGCGGTGGTGCGGGGCTTGTCTTTGCGCTGGGACACTGGCGACCTACCTCGGGGCAACGGAGAACCCTGAAATCGTCCCACCTGCCGTTACCGCAGTGCAAGGTGAGCGCCCTCCGCCGCATATGCGTGCGCAACCTGTCATTCACCCGGCACCCGAGGTCGAAGAAGGGACGCCCGAAGACAACGGAAGAGAGTCGGGGCCGTCGGCGGGAATTTCTGTGAGTAAGGGCACAGAAGTTCCGGTGAAGTCCCGGCAAAGTCAGGTGAAGTTCCGGCGCGGAATTTCAGGGATTCTCCGGGTGTCCGCAAGAGCCACCCCGTCCTCAGACCTGTCGTACTCCCGGTCTCCCGGCCTCGACGTGGAGCTTGGCGAGGGTCCGGGCGGCGGAGGTGGGCTTGGTCACGGTGTCGACGACCCGGACCTGGGCGTCGATTCCGGCGCGCCTGATGTCGAAGAGGTGGTAGCCGCGGTGGTTGTCGATGACCTTCCAGTGCGGGTTGTCGCCCTTGAGCGGGTCCCACTGCTTGTGGAAGGCGACGGGGTCCTGATCGCCGGCGCTGGATATGGACGTACCGACGAACTCGGAACCGACGACCGCCGAGCCGGGGTCGGCGAAGTCGCGCTTGAGATCGCTGATCATGGTGAGGTGCCGGTCGCCGGAGAGGACGACGGGGTTGCGCACCTTCGCGAGCTCGGCGAGCAGGGCGTTGCGTTCGGCCTGGTAGCCGTCCCAGGCGTCGTAGTACCAGAGCTTGCCGTCGCCGATCTTGAGGTCGGTCTCGGCCAT contains these protein-coding regions:
- a CDS encoding bifunctional cytidylyltransferase/SDR family oxidoreductase, translated to MSQRKDKPRTTAVVLAGGTGQRVGLSIPKQLLKIAGKAVIEHTLSTFEHADSIDDVIVLMAPGYVADVEKIVAKAGFKKVVRIIEGGATRNDTTERAIEALGEGLAEGEDRNVLFHDAVRPLLSQRVIDDCVIALERYQAVDVAIPSADTIIVTRTHGEDGEFITEIPDRSRLRRGQTPQAFKLSTIRRAYEVAAGDPNFQATDDCSVVLRYLPDVPIHVVAGDEYNMKVTQPVDVFIADKLFQLASAATPEQMSEEAYRELLTGRTLVVFGGSYGIGKDIAALAEGYGAKVYALGRSTTGTHVENPEEVDDALSKAYSETGRIDYVINTAGVLRIGKLAETDNATIEEALKVNYLAPVQIARSAYKYLAETKGQLLLYTSSSYTRGRAEYSLYSSTKAAMVNLTQALSDEWAGDGVRVNCVNPERTATPMRTKAFGQEPAGSLLSSEAVARTSLDVLLSELTGHVIDVRQQDPTAVAGRASGFEQALASVLDRQNDDLA
- a CDS encoding phospholipase D-like domain-containing protein, translating into MNLAPRASARGSSRLAAILASLSLAAGLQLGLADDASAAVTAGPVFNNPTGTVAEQRAIRTRLLDYIGQSQSGSSIKASVYHLWDEGLAQALADARGRGVAVQVMLDESSVSDNDDDPSYPVLSSALGTDLTQDSFVGLCPVNKSCLGQPAQGASINHNKFWLFSRLDGASNVVVQSSANMTPSSYSRFWNDAYVLPNNTAIYTAYSNYFTELAGKDWANWQYSSTTSSPYKAYFFPRPANDPSPGDTITAVLDNVTCTYTESGTTKHTKVRVGMFKLTRLAVAQKLVALQKAGCQVDIVYSETDSGSSSGTWETLHASGGPALRCYNWDDDGNANTAARIIHSKYLLIEGKYDGTASQKVLWTGSHNYSGPALTKNDEALLKVDSNTDHDAYVTAFNAAKAAAVPGTSDNTNACKGVTTTPET
- a CDS encoding SCO2584 family spore wall biosynthesis protein encodes the protein MPEDVGGTPFFPDGWEPDDDHDRGVSDEEFASVVFDEAFVRAAVVHEPTAVERLLAAAQARAEASEAEARRSHARGPRGDDERYEDGFGPDDPAYFGHDPDLDDLDDTRFLESRYGAPGTHGKQVSRWHRPVAWMLALVMGIGMVALAFTAVYRGASSSRQEQVPPPASTGVEQGSGQSGGASPSASADYSRPAVSVIPRTP
- a CDS encoding glutamate-5-semialdehyde dehydrogenase; this translates as MTTLSPYDSMSPVTQAAYRAKAAAADLAPLPRAEKDDALLAIADALEVRTSEIVEANAKDIARAREAGTSETVIDRLTLTPERVRAIASDVRDVVALPDPVGEVVRGSTLPNGIDLRQVRVPLGVVGIIYEARPNVTVDAAALCLKSGNAVLLRGSSSAFESNTALVRVLRDAVGGAGLPADAVQLVPGEGRESVRELMRARGLVDVLIPRGGASLIQTVVTESTVPVIETGVGNCHVYVDAQADLDMAVDILINSKAQRPSVCNSAETLLVHQDIAAEFLPLALDALAEAGVTVHADPRVLAYAKDSKATVVEATLEDWDTEYLSYDIAAAVVDSLDKAVEHIRLWTSGHTEAIVTTSQQAARRFTQLVDSTTVAVNASTRFTDGGQFGFGAEIGISTQKLHARGPMGLPELTSTKYIVTGDGHIRR
- the proB gene encoding glutamate 5-kinase; the encoded protein is MAGARQAVAEAHRIVVKVGSSSLTTAAGGLDADRVDALVDVLAKSRSGGEKEIVLVSSGAIAAGLAPLGLRRRPKDLARQQAAASVGQGLLVARYTASCARHGIRVGQVLLTSDDTSRRAHHRNASRTLDKLLAMGALPVVNENDTVATDEIRFGDNDRLAALVAHLVRADLLVLLSDIDGVYDGDPSKPGTSRIAEVRGPADLAHVDIGSAGKAGVGTGGMVTKVEAARIAAAAGIPVVLTSAVHAADALAGRDTGTYFHATGRRSADRLLWLQHASTPQGSLTLDDGAVRAVVQGRKSLLPAGIAAVEGEFVAGDPVELRDSAGHAVARGLVNFDAKEIPQLIGRSTRELARELGPAYEREVVHRDDLVVLNP